The Chlorocebus sabaeus isolate Y175 chromosome 14, mChlSab1.0.hap1, whole genome shotgun sequence genome segment GCATTGCTTTAAGCACTCTGCATACACCGTGTCACTTAATCCTCCTGACAGTCTGTCTTGTGAGACAGTTCTACTACTCATGAGTAAGGGTCCTAGGGTACAGAGTGGTGCGGTAACTTGCCCTATAGCCCAGCACTGCTGGGGGTATAATGGAGGTTGGTCTGAACCCCAATACACAGCTGAGGATGGGGTGATGGGGAAGCAATAGTGACAGGCAGCACCGAGATCTGAGAGGGGACCACATACAGAGACGGCTTAAACCAAGAGCCAGTCTTGGCTTAAACTAGAAACAAGTTTTGATGTGTTTCACATGGGGAACGATGGACAATCTGCATGTTTGTAGCTGTACCACTTATTGGCTACCTGAGACTTCTTGCTTTTCCATATGTATATTTTCAGGTATTCATGTTTTGTTCCCTCAACTAGACCAACAGCTCCTGAAGACCGGGTCTGTGCTGTGGGTCTCCTGCCTCCTGCTTGGTACCTATGACTAAGCTCAAAAACCCTTCATTGGAAACGGAGCTGATTAATCTTTTCAGTCTCTTGTTCTACCCTCTCTGTAAATGAAGGACGGTAAAaccccaaacatttaaaaaatgtggcaaGCAAATTTTGTAAATAACGTGATTGGGGATTTTCTAAATGATATACCAGTAGAATGAATTTAATGATGCCCCACATTTTAATGAAACTCTTTTCATTCTGTCATAGGTTTGGTGTTTAATTTAAAAGGTTACACTAGACTTTTGGTcaatttctcttttgtatttgtCATTCTACTGaagtgtttaaaaatttatattctgcCTATAAAAATACAATCTTGGCTATCTGATTATCCTAAGagttattttttgctttaaagaCAAAGAGGTTCTAGAGTTATCCTTTAGAATTTCTGTTGGAATAACATGTTGACCACAAAATGCTGAAAATGTgatcaaaaaagagagagaaaagacaacatACAGGATAATGCTAATCCCTCCCTGATGTGCACCTGGGAGCAGAGAACTGACCCTACCAGGTCTGGAAGGGTTGAAACGCTGACAACATGTTGACAACTTTCTGATCAGATTCCATTTGTTACTCTTTCCCAGTACCGAAATGGATCAAGGACAGCAAGTCATCCTAGCTTTAGCAATAACAGACAGAACATCTTTCCAGTTAATGTGAAATTCTTCCCCCAGTGTGAAGCCAGCTTGGGAGACGCAGAGCTGCAAATGCCCCTCCGCTCATTAGAGCAGGAGTTAGTCTCAGCATTGTACAGTCTCTGagggggatttaaaaaaaaaaaaaaaaaaaaaaaaaaaaaaggtttcctgagggaggcctgggcaggagTGGTGAATCAACTATTGTCGTAACTGACTTCAGGGAAGTCCAGTATTAAGAAGGCCCCCGTTTTGTACAAACTGATCAAATGCAGATGTTTCCAGGGAGTTGACCTTATTGACCAAGACTTCACTGGAGATTGAATGGCAGACAGCCGGTCAAGAGTGGGGTGAAGGCATGTTTTGGCGGGAGAGTGTAAATGTATACATACAGTAGACAGGATGTGGATGATGCTGGGCAAACATCTGTTTTATTGATAAATACATGTTTTACTTCCAAAAGTTTGATACCAGAGAGAtgtagtgaaaaataaatttagttttagGCTTTGTTAGGTGCCTCATGTGCACGTCAAACGCTGAAAGAGATGAAGggcaaacaaatattaaaaatgggtTCAACCTTCCATCTTCCTAAAATATCAGATTTCATATAAAACTCATCAGCTGAGCTAAGTATTAGGCTTGATCAATGGCAGGAAACTAGGGGATCAAATGCTAATAAATCAGAAACAGATATCCCCTcttgagaagaaaatatatcacaaaactgaaaatgagaaaatcatCTGATGATTTTTTAATGCATGTGCATGGAGAAAataagctttttttgtttttgctttttaggaTCAGGGAGTGCTGCGTCTTAGAGACAAAGAATAAGATTCTTAAACACCTTATCCAGACTTTGACTTTAACACAtgcaaaagaaacaagaaagattcCTATATTTGGTGAAGAATGAatactgagtagtattctgtttGAGGGTGGGTGGATATTAAAATGGCAAAGTGAACACATTCAAACCTTGCTAATAACATTTTGCCAgatgttttcatacattttttctctttgggaATTATATCCTCAGCCCTCAGCTTCAACctctctgccttttaaaaatacattggttCACAATTCCATGCCTTTACTTCTTagtattttttcccttattttcattttgtgaagtatgtgttttattgaaataaaacatatatacagaaaaaatgcATGCCTTAAGTTCACAAATGTGTAAGCTCAATGAGTTTTCATAAGGCGAACACACCTATGTAACAGAACATTATCAGTGACTACTCCTCTGAGGGTAACCACTACCCTCACTATAGTGGGGGTAGCGTAACACTAGGGATTACTGCATGTTTTTGAGCTGTATATAAACAGAAGCATAAAGTACGTATTCTTGCGTCTGGCTTCTTTTAGTATTATGTGTTTGCGATTCATCCATGGTGGTTAGTTCTGTATTTATTGATATTCAGATggtattgtttttaataatatggatatattcatttctttaatGCAGTCTTGTAGGTACAGAAACATGTCGATTTATTTCAGCATATTGACCAGTCTCAGCACTCAGAAGAGTTCAACAAAGTAAGCAACCACCAGCAGAAATCACAAAGAATCCACTGAGCTGTGACAAAATTCTCAAACTGACATGTCTGTAATGAAAGGCGCGTTATCACAAACACCTTTGAAACCTTCATGTTTGGTTCCCAtgtctttttcttaaaaacatacaagcaaataattttttttctttgacccaccTTAAACAAGAACCCAGAGAGTGTGGTCCTGCTCTCTCAATGGAGACCATTTGCTTCTGTGAAAACAGAGaactaaattaaattagaaaatcctGGTATTCAGTAGGACtgaatttcctttccttcctacTTTCCCATTCCACAATCTATCACCTAGAGTAATTAAGACCAGGGAGGTATCATCTTCACTGGATTAACCTTAACTAAATTGTACTCATTCAACATGTGCCCTTTTGATTAGTCCGAGCAGGGCCTGCTGTCTCGGATACACCCACCTTGTAATTCTACACACTTAATTAATTTCAGATGAATAGAGAGGGGGGATaaactaaattctccaattaataAACTATAAGTCCTTATAGGTATCAGGCTAGCTCAAGattttcattcttcctttatttctttactcTGCAAAGGCTAAGTGGAGATTGAAattgggggggggaaaaaaacaccacacaacacatacacacagctgCAATTGTTCGAGGCTGGTGAGGGGGTGCCTGGGCAGTTTCATCATCGTAAAGGGCAGACCTTAAGAACTGTTggtaaaatagattatttttctgcCAAGCATAATTTTTAATGTCCTTCTCCACCTGGACCtcaatatttggtttttatttgcacaTATTTCCTGTTCTATGCACAGATTCTTGGTTATGCAAATTCAATATTAATGccactaattttatatttttaaacgcatttctcaaaagtaaaatattattaatagtcTGGGAACTTTTCTGAGCACTGGTGTGGAGTTATTTGTTTAATCATCAAATTTAACAgctctcaaaaatataataagaatTTGCCCTCATGGGAATGCCtgacagcaaagaaaataatttccttataataaataataaaactgatcCCAAGGATGTTTATATGCTATAATTTATCTCATACTAAAAGATGGCTAGAAAATTATATAAGATAGATTTACAGTCACTCCTTCAACCCAGAAAATTTATATGTCTAGTTATTAGTAACTTAAAAACTTCTACTGATCtgcataattatatataaagagATTCCCCGGTAGCTTTTATGTCCTATGATTCAACATAATGAGGTCAATTATATTCAGAGAATTTAAATTACTGATACTTAGGGAATAAAACCAACAGAGCTTTTAGTTTCTTATGATGGTATACAAGAAATTCTACTTACCTAAGACAAAATAACCTAAAGCCCATTTTATGTGATTTAGCAGAGACTTTAAAAAGCCACTAAGAGGTTTTGTCTTAAGAAACCATATACTCAGTTCCCTAATATCTTCAGATGTTAAGTCTGTTCTGATATTGTTTCCTGACGTTTGTCTTTTgttccaaaatgattttttaaaaaaattcttgagtAATTTTGTTAGTATTTTCTACTAGTctagaaaaattaactgaaattcTTGCACCCCATTTTTAACCACACCAATTCCCTATTAaatatgccaacaaattaaatAAGTATACTGCTGCTAGATAATTTACCACTAAATGAGTGTAGAATATTTGACTGattattttactaatttcttATGTGTGAAAATTCTTAAAATGGTGGAATCATTTGACTAATTGagtgcaaatattaaaaaatttttttattgatgaCATTCATGCTGACAGGCACATCATTTGATGCATCAGCTAATGCCTTGTCAGGtttgtattatcttttttatctGAGGCTGGGCACATGGGCATTTTAACTCAGGAAGTCTTACTCTCTCTGCCTTCCCTAAAACCAGTGCCTACATTTGACCCTGtggaaaaacacaaaagcaagtAATTTAAATCAGCCCACACCTGCACCATCACCCAGGCTATCCTTACAGGAACGCTTCGAACATCTCATTCCGGAGCACCTCAGGCAGCTGAAGAGGGCAATTCATTCCCCACTAAAGAACAAAATACTGACACTGAGTTTGTCTTCTTTGGGGTCGGAGGAAAGCTGGGATACTATTCATGAAAAGGCAGCTATGTTTAGCTCTGCGGTGAATTATATACAAACCAACAACTATTTTTGAATGATGGAATTAAGTATTTACACAAGGAGACTAAGGTCTTTAGCTTGGTTATGTCCTGCTGTTTATGTTACACGATCAGAAGCCTTGTGAGTACTGTTTTAGGTGATACATCATCAAGAATTCTTACATTAGGAAAGTAACCATATTATCTGAGATCGTTTGCTCTAGGGAAACCTACAGCAAATTTTGCACTAGCTAAAATTGTTTAGCTAAATTTTGCACtttacaaaataatagaaaaattcatTTGACTGTCCCCTCAATGTATAGCATGGTCGTCTGATCACCTTGCAGTTTGTCTCATATGCCTGTGTTGGGCTCTTTTAATAGGACTTCCACCAATAAATTCAaggttttgttcttgtttataaCCGGCACTTCCAGGTCCGGCCaggtccaaaaaagaaaaaaaggaattgaggGTTTGCATCGTTTTTCAACACAACTGGAAGCTGTTTTATCACTTTGTATTTTGAGAACCGCTCCCCTTCCCGCACACGCATTGCTGCCGCCTCTCGAGCTTGGTAAATGAGTCTGTGCGCCAAGCCAGGTCGCTCCGCGCAGTTCGCGCTTCCGCGCCTCGGCACTCGAATGACCGTGTCCTCTTCGTCTCTCTCGTGAATGtcgctggaaaaaaaaaaaaaaagtttgttctaAGCCCGTGGCATTTCCGCGCGCAGATGGAAAGGCAAGTGGGAGAGGAGGTTGCAGGTGCGGGGCGGGCGCGGCGGCCCCTTCCGGCGCCGGGGGCTGGGCGGCCCCGGGCCGGGTGCCGCTGGGCTCCGCGCACGTGGCTGTGGGCGCTGCGCACAGAGGACGGCCGGCGGGGAGTGTAGGGTGCAGCGCCCGCCGGTGTCGACGGCTTCCGCCCAGAGCCCTTCGCGCCGCGACCTGCCTGACTGGTGGCGCGGGGAAACGCTCGCAGCACAGCGGCTCCGGCGGGCGGGCTCTGCGCGGGGCCCCGCCGAGCTTCCCGGGAGCCTCTCCCGCAGCCGATGGGCGTCTAGGGGCGCAGAACGAAGAGTGGGCGCCGAAACGGATGTCGGCGCTGGAGGCCGACGGGGAGGCCCGGGGCGGCCAGGCTTCTCGGTAGAGAGGGCCGTGCACCTCGCGGCTTGCGGGCTAAGGCGGGGAGCCGCTCCTGCGGCGGACGGGCGCGCGGACTGGAGGGAGGGAAGTGCCACGGACCGGGGAACCGGGGGGACGCGGAGACGGGGTCTGGTGGGGTGAGGGCGGCGGGCAGTAGCCAAGTGGTGTGCAGCTTCGAACCCCTGCACCCTCCGGGCGAACGGAATGGCACCCGCGGAGACGGGCGGGGACGGGCGAAAGCGGGTTTGCTCGGACCCGAAGCCAAGCCCGGTTTGGAGGGTGAGACCGTAGGCGAGAATGGCCGCGCGGGCTGGGAGCCCCGCCCCGGGCTGGGGTGAATGGAGCCGCCCGAGGTAGGGGAGTTGGGGGTGGTGGTTGTGAAGACAGTCGGAGTCGGGCTCCGGGCAGACGAAACACCGGGGCGCGCCAGGgtccattttctccttttctccgtTTTCCCACCAGCCCTGTAGATGCGGAGCCAGCAGTCGGGCTGGAGCGGAGGCTGAGGGTCGCCGTTCCGCGGGAGGTCTCTCGCCCCGGGTTAGGCCCCACCCCGCGGTGGCGGTCGCGTGGCGCTGTCCTGGAGTTGAGCTGTGCCCGCGCCGCGGCCCGCACGCCCAGGACCGCACACCGCCGCCCGCAGGCAGGGGCGCCTACAACCTCGCTTCTCACCAGGCGCCCAGCTCGGGGCTGGGAACGGGAAGGGCGCATTTCCGTGTGGAGTGGGGGCGATTCCCGGCTGTCGGCGGTGGGGCTAGGCCTTGCGGCGGAAGAGCCAGGCCTTCGCGGCTTTCCAGCCAGCGGGGTTCGGGATTTCTCGACGGTCGAACCGGTGGAGGCGAGGGTGGGCGGCTATCCCCCAGCCTCTTCAGGAAGAAGCCGTGGGGCCACGGAAGGTATGGGTGACAGGGCTCACAGCATTCCCGCGCTGCCCTCGAACTCGCGGGCCTCTGTTCCCTTTGCCGTCACTTGGTATGCGCCCCAGTCCCCGGCGATATTAAGGCCCGCGGGCGCCCTGTGTGCATGGCTGCTGCCCGCGGCGCACCGGCCTGAGCCCGGAGGGAGGTGCTGGGCGGGAGAGGCGGCCCTCCCTGGGTCTCCCCTGTCTGTCACATCTGCACTTATTTAAAGCTCGGCTGGTGGTCCGCGCTCTCTGGAATGCCAGTTGCGGGCCTGGCCTCCTACGGCATTTGCACTGATTAGCGAGCGGGTCATGGGGGAGATGGGGACCTTGTGAAGTGGGGGGCAAGACCGGAGGTTCACGGTATTCCGCCTGCGTCGGTCCTGCGAGCTAATCGGAGCCCAGTGATTCCCGCTGCACTAATGGCTGAGTGTGTCAGGGAGCAGAGAACCGAACTTGAAGGACGTTCGATGCGTCTGGGAACCGGCCATTGCCACTTAGTAGTATGTTGTGGGCCAGTGCGCACACACGACCCTAAATCTCTGCAGGCTCTAGCGCTGAAGCGGGCGGAGAAGGGGAATAAGTGTTGTGACCCCAAGTCCTAAAAATTTGTACGCAGTGTCTGGGATATACAGTATCCTTGATGCGAAACTCCTAAATGTTTGCTGGTGCAAGTCCATACAAAACGAGGTTGGCTTGTCTCGCTTAAAATACTGTAGACAAAGCGTAAAAAAGGCACGGGCAGTCCGCATCAAGGACGCCACTCCAAGCGGAAGAGGCCCGGTGCAAATTCATCGTTGAAAAACAAGCTGGGTTCTAATTTACTGTGACTCCCACGGGTGCAGGGGTTGGGAAGAGAAGCAAAGGgggaccttttttatttttgaagcctCAAAAAGTTCGGTCTGAGTTTGCATTTGCCTTTGGACTTGGTATAATTAAGGGTGAAAATAAGGCCCCTCTGTATTTCTATTCCCCTTTGCTTTCCTGCGAAGCTTTTACCTCAGAGGAAAGTTGTTTTAGTAATCTGGGAAAGAGAAACCATGTGCTGAGTCAGCAAAAACGCGGCACCAGGCCAGTTGAGCTCAATTATACTGCTGTGTGTAATGCACACACTCTATATGCCTTTgtggaaataatgaaaaatatattagaattcTCATGGCATAGCAATGCCCACGAAGCCTGTTGGCAGTTGAGAGCCAGATTTCTGTGTCTTCCAATACAAGGAAACAGGTTCTGAACATGTCTTCCAACAAGCCTTAGATCCAAGGCCACTTAATGTGAGAGGACAAGAAAAATGCAGTTCTCAAAACgacacaaaatattttactttttttcaaatgGTCGTGTTACAGAATGCTTAAATACTCCTTTCTGCCTGTGTTCTTGTGACAAGCGTTCAAGGTGGCTCCACTAGATGGAatcttagttttttattttgcatcATGAAAAGCATTTCTCAAAACCGATTCTTGAAAAGGCCTGAAAAGTCTCCTTGCAAGTCCCATTAGAACCTTGATCATGCATTCTCATTTGTGTGGAAGGAACAAATGGGTTCAGAGTCACTTGGAATGAAACTCTCTTAAACTACTAATTAGATTTCAGAATAATTGCTTTTAACTATCTAAGTGTTACCTGAATTTGCAGTGAATTTATGTGAACATTGCAGCTATTA includes the following:
- the LOC103221007 gene encoding uncharacterized protein — protein: MAAFPFNLWHREYRRNTLLRRIRECCVLETKNKILKHLIQTLTLTHAKETRKIPIFDGKASGRGGCRCGAGAAAPSGAGGWAAPGRVPLGSAHVAVGAAHRGRPAGSVGCSARRCRRLPPRALRAATCLTGGAGKRSQHSGSGGRALRGAPPSFPGASPAADGRLGAQNEEWAPKRMSALEADGEARGGQASRILWSHPGSTVRGSRLEDLTVPSAPSTFATEEDYSGTQQYGMVLWQQSPWSSLDP